The nucleotide window CTTTCGCCCACCATGCAAAAAATGTGGGACAGAAAAGCCGCTTATTGGTCAGAAGAAAAATCTGCTTTGCAGCCCGCCGAATGGTACGACCAGAAAGCGGCCTTGTTGGCAGAATTTGGGCAAATAGTGGCCATCGGGGTTGCTTATTTTTACGAAGACGAATACGGCCAATGGTGTTTGCGTAGCAAAGCCATTACGGGCAAAGACGAAACCAGTATTTTGCAACAATTTGTCATGCTTTTGGGGCAAAAACGCTTCGATGTGCGTCGCACGCTGTTGTGTGCGCACAATGGCCGCGAATTTGATTTTCCGTTTTTGTGTCGCCGCATGGCTGTACATCAAATGCCCATTCCTGAACTGTTGTACTCGCCTTTGCGCAAGCCTTGGGAAATGCCTTTGTTGGATACCATGGAAATGTGGCGTTTTGGCGACCGTCGTAGTTACGCGCCTTTGGTTTTGTTGGCTGAATTGCTTGGCGTGCCGCAAATGCCTGAAGATACGCTGGAGCACGACAAAGTTTCGGCTTTTTATTATCAAAATCCTGAAGAAAATTTACCTAAAATTGCAGACCTTGCCCGCCACGATGTAGTATTGGTGGCGCAAGTGTATTTGGCTCTGACGGGTCAGCCTGCCGTTCACCCCGATAACATTTTTTATGTCGATTAGACGTTTCGTTAAAGAAATATAGAAAGAAATTATTGACACCAAATTCTAAATATTAACACAACAATTATTGCTAATCATTTAGCAAACAGAACCTACGAAATTATGAGTACAAACCCGATTACGCTTCGAGTGGCGGCGGTAGTGCAAGAAACACCCGAAGCAGTTAGCATTGCTTTTGAACAAAATTTAGAATATACGGCGGGTCAGTTTCTGACCATTATTGCCCCGATTGGCGGCCACGAAGTACGCAGAGCCTACTCGCTTTGTAGCGCACCGAGCAGCACCGACAAACCTACGATTGCCGTTAAAACAGTGCCTAATGGCTTGATGTCTAATTTTTTAGCTAAAAACCTAAAAGCTGGAGATACGTTACTTTCGTTGCCTGCGATGGGCAATTTTGCGCTCAAAGCCGAAACCGCCGCCAAACGCCATATTGTGTTGGTGGGTGCGGGGAGCGGCATTACGCCACTTTTTGCGATACTGAAAGAAGTGTTGCAAAACGAACCAAACAGTTATGTTTCGTTGGTGTACGGCAACCGCACGGAAGAAAGCATCATGTTTTATGAGCAACTCAAACAATGGCAAGCCTCGTACCCAACGCGTTTGCGCGTGGTGCATACGCTCACGCAGCCGCCTGCGCAATGGAGCGGCGCGAAAGGTCGTATTAGTACAGAATTGATGGACGAATTGTTGTATCAGCTTGCCCCCGCGATGCCTGTGCAAAGCACCGAATATTTTATGTGCGGCCCGCAAGAAATGATGGACACGGTACAGAATTTGTTGGCCAGTAAGAGCGTAGCCAAAGCCAACGTACACCGCGAAAGTTTCTTTAGCAGCATAGACGAGGCCGCCAAGCAAGCCGCCGTAGAAGAACAAGGCATTATTACGCGTACCGTAACGGTGATTTACGATGGCGAAACGCACGCGTTTGAAGTGCAACCCGACCAAACAATTTTGGAAGCGGCTTTGGACAAAGACATAGATTTGCCGTATTCGTGCCAAAGCGGTTTGTGTACGGCCTGTAGAGGCAAGTGCAAGTCGGGCAAAGTGCATTTGGACGAAAGAGAAGGTCTCTCGGACAATGAACTCAATGCTGGATACGTTCTTACTTGCGTGAGCCACCCGCTTACAGCTGATGTGGTCATTGAAATTGGTTAGTAACAAAATTTACCCAAAACCAAAAAACTGGGCAAAAACTGTGATGATGCGTAAATATTTTCTTTCGTTGGCGTTGGTTTGTGGCGTGGCTGTGGCTACTCAGGCACAAGAATTTAACTGTAATGTCAATATCAATGACGACAAGGCGCAAAGCGTGGACACCCGCGTTTTTGTGGAAATGAAGCGTTCGATTATTGATTTTATGAACTTACGCCGCTGGACTACGGACACGTACAGCAACGAAGAACGTATTTCTTGTAATATCCTGATTACCATTACGGAAGTGGTGGGGGTAGGAAAATACAAGGCTACGGCGCAAATCCAGTCGGCGCGACCCGTGTACGGCTCTGGCTATGAGACGATGGTATTTAATTATTTAGACCAAGATTGGGCATTCCAATACACAGAAGGCCAGCCTATGGAAT belongs to Flexibacter flexilis DSM 6793 and includes:
- a CDS encoding ribonuclease H-like domain-containing protein; this translates as MSNNKPKLKDILFLDIETTSVTANYAQLSPTMQKMWDRKAAYWSEEKSALQPAEWYDQKAALLAEFGQIVAIGVAYFYEDEYGQWCLRSKAITGKDETSILQQFVMLLGQKRFDVRRTLLCAHNGREFDFPFLCRRMAVHQMPIPELLYSPLRKPWEMPLLDTMEMWRFGDRRSYAPLVLLAELLGVPQMPEDTLEHDKVSAFYYQNPEENLPKIADLARHDVVLVAQVYLALTGQPAVHPDNIFYVD
- a CDS encoding ferredoxin--NADP reductase, yielding MSTNPITLRVAAVVQETPEAVSIAFEQNLEYTAGQFLTIIAPIGGHEVRRAYSLCSAPSSTDKPTIAVKTVPNGLMSNFLAKNLKAGDTLLSLPAMGNFALKAETAAKRHIVLVGAGSGITPLFAILKEVLQNEPNSYVSLVYGNRTEESIMFYEQLKQWQASYPTRLRVVHTLTQPPAQWSGAKGRISTELMDELLYQLAPAMPVQSTEYFMCGPQEMMDTVQNLLASKSVAKANVHRESFFSSIDEAAKQAAVEEQGIITRTVTVIYDGETHAFEVQPDQTILEAALDKDIDLPYSCQSGLCTACRGKCKSGKVHLDEREGLSDNELNAGYVLTCVSHPLTADVVIEIG